In Halorubrum sp. BV1, the following proteins share a genomic window:
- a CDS encoding TRC40/GET3/ArsA family transport-energizing ATPase has translation MDDIDVEPVDRVEDDRGVETGPDAEDAGSGLAVDEDERTDLPAGVDAPEYVLYGGKGGVGKTTMAAATGLASAAGGVRTLVVSTDPAHSLSDTFEVDIPAEPARIREDIPLFAAEIDPDAAMEEGMFGADADPLGGLGEMGEMMGGMGGDGPMGGMGGAEGPDGAGGEGDEGLGGLLGGTMPGADEAAAMRQLLEYLDDPRFDRVIVDTAPTGHTLRLLQLPEIMDSMLGRVMTLRQRFSGMMDGIKGMFGGGDDDPDPSADLDELRDRIERLRAVLRDPAQTDFRVVMIPEEMSVVESERLVARLDEFEIPVNTLVVNRVMEGIGDVAGDGAGGADATAIDPEWVVEPNPDTCEFCARRWDVQQGALRKATDLFRGRDVKRVPLLAREVRGEAALRVVAACLG, from the coding sequence ATGGACGACATCGACGTCGAACCCGTGGATCGCGTCGAAGACGATCGAGGCGTCGAGACCGGACCCGACGCCGAAGACGCCGGATCCGGTCTCGCGGTCGACGAGGACGAGAGGACGGATCTCCCCGCGGGCGTCGACGCCCCGGAGTACGTCCTCTACGGCGGGAAAGGCGGCGTCGGAAAGACTACGATGGCGGCTGCCACGGGACTCGCCTCGGCCGCGGGCGGCGTCCGGACGCTCGTCGTCTCGACCGACCCCGCCCACTCGCTGTCGGACACCTTCGAGGTCGATATTCCGGCGGAACCCGCGCGCATCCGCGAGGACATTCCGCTTTTCGCGGCCGAGATCGATCCCGACGCCGCGATGGAGGAGGGGATGTTCGGCGCGGATGCCGACCCGCTCGGCGGGCTCGGCGAGATGGGCGAGATGATGGGTGGGATGGGCGGCGACGGTCCGATGGGCGGAATGGGCGGTGCTGAGGGTCCCGACGGCGCAGGCGGTGAGGGCGACGAGGGGCTCGGCGGTCTACTCGGCGGAACGATGCCCGGTGCCGACGAGGCGGCCGCGATGCGCCAGCTCCTCGAATACCTCGACGACCCGCGGTTCGATCGGGTGATAGTCGACACCGCGCCGACGGGTCACACGCTCCGCCTCCTCCAGCTCCCCGAGATCATGGACTCGATGCTCGGGCGCGTGATGACGCTCCGTCAGCGCTTCTCGGGCATGATGGACGGGATCAAGGGGATGTTCGGCGGCGGTGACGACGACCCCGACCCGTCGGCCGACCTCGACGAGCTTCGCGACCGGATCGAGCGCCTGCGAGCCGTCCTCCGGGACCCGGCACAGACCGACTTCCGCGTCGTGATGATCCCCGAGGAGATGAGCGTCGTCGAGTCCGAGCGGCTCGTCGCCCGTCTCGACGAGTTCGAGATTCCGGTGAACACCCTCGTCGTCAACCGCGTGATGGAGGGGATCGGCGACGTGGCCGGCGACGGTGCGGGAGGTGCGGACGCGACCGCGATCGATCCGGAGTGGGTCGTGGAGCCGAACCCCGACACCTGCGAGTTCTGTGCCCGTCGGTGGGACGTCCAGCAGGGCGCGCTGCGAAAGGCCACGGACCTGTTCCGCGGCCGTGACGTGAAACGCGTCCCGCTGCTCGCCCGCGAGGTCCGCGGCGAGGCCGCGCTCCGGGTCGTCGCGGCGTGTCTGGGGTGA
- a CDS encoding LysE family translocator, translating into MNLLVTLGAGVVFGLALAAPPGPMNAVIAEESVLRGRVAGVRAGLGAATADAVFFLLAYVGVVAVVESLPLLRAVMIAVGGVLMLYFAVDAARGARASFRPTSGDEPSIAAGKGFRKALVLALTNPYQVLFWLTVGVGLLRPGELDVLARLPVVGSDLAGTLVVATGSPALIGGFFLGVLTWIVGFPTGLVAAERRIETFAPVVAVGSALVLAGFGVYFLYDAATTLGATSIVDTVGTLVTG; encoded by the coding sequence GTGAACCTCCTCGTCACGCTCGGTGCCGGCGTCGTCTTCGGTCTGGCGCTCGCCGCGCCGCCCGGCCCGATGAACGCCGTGATCGCCGAGGAATCTGTCCTCCGCGGTCGCGTAGCGGGAGTTCGTGCCGGTCTCGGTGCCGCCACCGCCGACGCCGTGTTCTTCCTGCTCGCGTACGTCGGCGTCGTCGCGGTCGTCGAGTCGCTCCCCCTGTTGCGGGCCGTCATGATCGCGGTCGGCGGCGTCTTGATGCTGTACTTCGCCGTCGACGCGGCGCGCGGCGCACGGGCGTCGTTCCGACCCACGTCGGGCGACGAGCCGTCGATCGCGGCCGGGAAGGGGTTCCGCAAGGCGCTGGTGCTCGCGCTGACGAACCCCTATCAGGTGCTGTTCTGGCTGACGGTCGGCGTCGGACTGCTCCGTCCCGGCGAACTCGACGTGCTGGCGCGACTCCCCGTGGTCGGTTCGGACTTGGCCGGAACCCTCGTCGTCGCCACCGGGTCGCCGGCGCTAATCGGCGGGTTCTTCCTCGGCGTGTTGACGTGGATCGTGGGATTCCCGACCGGTCTCGTCGCGGCCGAACGGCGGATCGAGACGTTCGCCCCCGTCGTCGCCGTCGGCTCCGCGCTCGTGCTCGCCGGATTCGGCGTCTACTTTCTGTACGACGCCGCGACGACGCTCGGGGCCACATCGATAGTCGACACCGTCGGCACGCTTGTGACTGGGTAG
- a CDS encoding DEAD/DEAH box helicase yields MSEQAGMDAFAHLGSELRDALSEQGFSTPTEPQREAIPPLAAGKNALVLAPTGTGKTETAMLPVFDAIVAARDAPGDQPREGISALYITPLRALNRDMMDRLEWWGDRLGVEVAVRHGDTTRYERSKQADDPPDVLITTPESLQAILTGSKMRAALESVAHVVVDEVHELAAAKRGAQLTVGLERLRRVSGPFQRIGLSATVGEPAEVGRFLVGAGRRDPDREGDRAFETVEVATGSRTDVQVLDPAITDRDATLAGELATDETTASHVRTIREIVAAHDSTLIFVNTRQTAEALGSRFKALAERERENADNTGGELGDTGGGSGDTGGELGDTGGGSGDGETTGDATDDADGVTEIEVHHGSLSKDVRIDVEDRFKAGEIDGLVCTSSMELGIDVGRVDHVVQYGSPREVARLLQRVGRAGHRRDLVSAGTVVTQGGDDTLEALAIARRADAELVEPAGIHHGSLDTVANQIVGLVMDDGEIHAREAYETVTNAYPFRDLSEPQFQEIVRELDGNRLLWLDEESDTLEKSGGTWQYFYANLSMIPDESTYEVYDMSSRRQIGTLDERFVVNFAGPGETFVQRGEMWRITEVDEEEERVNVTPIPDPAGEVPSWVGQEIPVPKPVAAEVGEIRGEVASALAAGSTPAAVAGDLTKRYPADQETITAALDPIVDHVEAGHPVPTDERIVIEGYGRTVAVNAAFGHEVNETLARLLAALVGQRAGSSVGMDVDPYRIEFEVPGGVDASDFREVLETTNPEKLRAYLELALKNSDALKFTLAQVAAKFGSVKRYKEGRGKFGGDRLLAALEGTPVYEEALREVFHVDLAVDETAELLAAVQSGDLEVETARERTPLGTAGRSSGTEFLVPENADADVIETVRERIRNDRVIVFCLHCADWKQTTKVRRVRDQPECPECGSTRIAALNPWDEETITAVRAAEKDDDQERRTERAHRAASLVQTHGKRAVIALAARGVGPHNAARIINKLREDEDEFYRDVLRQEREYARTQSFWD; encoded by the coding sequence ATGTCCGAACAGGCGGGGATGGACGCGTTCGCACACCTCGGAAGCGAACTGCGCGACGCGCTTTCAGAGCAGGGCTTCTCGACGCCGACGGAGCCGCAACGCGAAGCGATCCCGCCGCTCGCGGCCGGAAAGAACGCGCTCGTTCTCGCCCCGACGGGGACGGGGAAGACCGAGACCGCGATGTTGCCCGTCTTCGACGCGATCGTCGCGGCCCGCGACGCGCCGGGCGACCAGCCGCGAGAGGGGATCTCGGCGCTCTACATCACTCCGCTGCGCGCGCTCAACCGCGACATGATGGACAGACTGGAGTGGTGGGGCGACCGGCTCGGCGTGGAGGTCGCGGTCCGCCACGGCGACACGACCCGGTACGAGCGCAGCAAGCAGGCCGACGACCCGCCGGACGTGTTGATCACGACGCCAGAGAGCCTCCAAGCGATCCTGACCGGCTCGAAGATGCGGGCGGCGCTCGAATCCGTCGCCCACGTCGTGGTCGACGAGGTCCACGAGCTGGCGGCCGCGAAACGCGGTGCACAGCTCACGGTGGGGCTCGAACGGCTCCGTCGGGTGTCGGGGCCGTTCCAGCGGATCGGGCTGTCGGCGACGGTCGGCGAGCCCGCAGAAGTCGGGCGCTTTCTCGTCGGGGCGGGCAGACGCGACCCCGACCGGGAGGGCGATCGCGCGTTCGAGACCGTCGAGGTCGCGACCGGGAGCCGGACCGACGTGCAGGTGCTCGATCCGGCGATCACGGATCGGGACGCGACGCTTGCCGGCGAGTTGGCGACCGACGAGACGACCGCGAGCCACGTCCGGACGATCCGCGAGATCGTCGCGGCGCACGACTCGACGCTGATCTTCGTCAACACGCGACAGACCGCAGAGGCGCTCGGCTCGCGGTTCAAGGCGCTCGCGGAGCGAGAACGGGAGAATGCCGATAACACTGGAGGCGAGTTGGGCGACACCGGAGGTGGGTCGGGCGACACCGGAGGCGAGTTGGGCGACACCGGAGGCGGCTCGGGTGACGGAGAGACGACCGGCGACGCGACAGACGATGCCGACGGAGTCACCGAGATCGAGGTTCACCACGGCTCGCTCTCCAAGGACGTGCGGATCGACGTGGAAGATCGGTTCAAGGCAGGTGAGATCGACGGATTGGTCTGCACCTCCTCGATGGAACTGGGGATCGACGTGGGGCGCGTCGACCATGTGGTCCAGTACGGGAGTCCGCGCGAGGTCGCCCGCCTGCTCCAGCGCGTCGGGCGGGCGGGTCACCGCCGCGATCTGGTCTCTGCGGGGACCGTTGTGACGCAGGGCGGCGACGACACGCTCGAAGCACTGGCTATCGCCCGGCGAGCCGACGCCGAACTCGTCGAGCCGGCCGGGATCCACCACGGAAGCTTAGACACGGTCGCAAACCAGATCGTCGGGCTGGTGATGGACGACGGCGAGATCCACGCCCGCGAGGCATACGAGACCGTCACCAACGCCTACCCCTTCCGTGACCTCTCGGAGCCGCAGTTCCAGGAGATAGTCCGCGAACTCGACGGCAACCGGCTGCTGTGGCTCGACGAGGAGTCGGACACCTTAGAGAAGTCCGGCGGCACGTGGCAGTACTTCTACGCGAACCTCTCTATGATCCCGGACGAGTCGACCTACGAGGTGTACGATATGTCCTCGCGGCGGCAGATCGGCACCCTAGACGAGCGGTTCGTCGTCAACTTCGCCGGGCCGGGCGAGACGTTCGTCCAGCGCGGCGAGATGTGGCGGATCACCGAGGTCGACGAGGAGGAAGAGCGCGTGAACGTGACGCCGATTCCCGACCCCGCGGGCGAAGTGCCGTCGTGGGTCGGCCAAGAGATTCCGGTCCCGAAGCCCGTCGCGGCGGAGGTGGGGGAGATTCGGGGAGAAGTCGCGAGTGCGCTCGCGGCGGGATCCACGCCGGCGGCCGTCGCGGGTGACCTGACAAAGCGGTATCCGGCGGACCAAGAGACGATCACGGCCGCTCTCGACCCGATCGTAGACCACGTCGAGGCGGGGCACCCCGTCCCGACGGACGAGCGGATCGTGATCGAGGGGTACGGCCGGACGGTCGCGGTCAACGCCGCGTTCGGTCACGAGGTGAACGAGACGCTCGCGCGGCTGCTCGCGGCGCTCGTGGGCCAGCGCGCGGGGTCGTCGGTCGGGATGGACGTGGACCCGTACCGGATCGAGTTCGAAGTTCCGGGCGGCGTCGACGCCTCCGACTTCCGCGAGGTGTTGGAGACGACGAACCCCGAGAAGCTTCGGGCGTACCTCGAACTCGCCTTGAAGAACTCCGACGCGCTCAAATTCACGCTCGCGCAGGTCGCGGCGAAGTTCGGTTCGGTGAAACGCTACAAGGAGGGGCGGGGGAAGTTCGGCGGCGACCGGCTGCTCGCAGCCTTGGAGGGGACGCCCGTCTACGAGGAGGCGCTGCGGGAGGTGTTCCACGTCGACCTCGCGGTCGACGAGACCGCCGAGTTGCTCGCGGCGGTGCAGTCGGGGGACCTCGAAGTCGAGACCGCCCGCGAGCGGACGCCGCTCGGTACCGCCGGCCGATCCTCGGGAACGGAATTCCTCGTGCCCGAGAACGCCGACGCCGACGTGATAGAGACGGTACGCGAGCGCATTCGCAACGACCGCGTAATCGTATTTTGCCTCCACTGTGCCGACTGGAAACAGACGACGAAGGTGCGGCGCGTCCGTGATCAGCCCGAGTGTCCGGAGTGCGGGTCGACCCGGATCGCGGCGCTGAACCCGTGGGACGAGGAGACGATCACCGCGGTGCGGGCGGCGGAGAAAGACGACGATCAGGAGCGCCGGACCGAGCGCGCCCACCGCGCCGCGAGTCTCGTGCAGACCCACGGGAAGCGCGCGGTGATCGCGCTCGCGGCGCGAGGCGTCGGCCCGCACAACGCCGCGCGGATCATCAACAAACTGCGCGAGGACGAAGACGAGTTCTACCGCGACGTGCTCCGGCAGGAGCGCGAGTACGCGCGGACGCAGTCGTTCTGGGACTGA
- a CDS encoding cupin domain-containing protein: MVRSYDPSEIPSVYNLKDAPLAKEGTGFEQVVFRGVDQMIGMTTIGPDREDKPPHSHPWEQMNLVVEGEVDFIVDGERVSLSTYDAVEIPPDVPHASRAVSDEPATLLAFWPLREDRVDATDYQTEFEV; encoded by the coding sequence ATGGTTCGTTCCTACGATCCGTCCGAGATTCCGTCCGTGTACAACCTCAAAGACGCGCCGCTCGCGAAGGAGGGCACGGGGTTCGAGCAGGTCGTCTTCCGCGGCGTCGACCAGATGATCGGCATGACGACGATCGGGCCGGACCGGGAGGACAAGCCGCCGCACTCGCACCCGTGGGAGCAGATGAACCTCGTGGTCGAGGGTGAAGTGGACTTCATCGTCGACGGCGAGCGCGTCTCGCTGTCGACGTACGACGCCGTCGAGATCCCGCCTGACGTGCCGCACGCCTCCCGCGCCGTCTCCGACGAGCCGGCCACGCTGCTCGCCTTCTGGCCGCTCCGAGAGGACCGCGTCGACGCGACGGACTACCAGACCGAGTTCGAAGTGTGA
- a CDS encoding DUF2103 domain-containing protein, translated as MNCRRCGTPLRKPGDFCLTCNTANADAVVAEFEPDRARLTVLDEDAVVGETTVTTRPESAERLSEVQLRNFAGRVADEIRRKRPDTVYAAGAREPLRETRAQLHHEFYRVPDARRDSEGSGASAPDDRDVTPIVEWVLDRRGDRALDVVETPPREKIGGSHSTLIGDRKGRKAVGTVADHPHVKKIVPGPIDAGGTGSRTGLRAKATRAGTNGNVRLLLRDGSSVQENRIVTTAMDRETGERVRADLNEALRDAGLQDE; from the coding sequence ATGAACTGTCGGCGGTGTGGGACCCCGCTCCGAAAGCCCGGGGACTTCTGTCTCACCTGCAACACCGCCAACGCCGACGCCGTCGTCGCGGAGTTCGAACCGGACCGCGCGCGGCTCACGGTGTTAGACGAAGACGCGGTCGTCGGCGAGACGACGGTGACGACCCGCCCCGAGAGCGCGGAACGGCTGAGCGAGGTCCAGCTCCGAAACTTCGCCGGCCGCGTCGCCGACGAGATCCGACGGAAGCGCCCCGACACCGTCTACGCCGCCGGCGCGCGCGAGCCCCTGCGTGAGACTCGCGCGCAACTTCACCACGAGTTCTACCGCGTGCCGGACGCGAGGCGGGACAGCGAGGGCAGCGGCGCGAGCGCCCCCGACGACCGCGACGTGACCCCCATCGTCGAGTGGGTGCTCGACCGCCGCGGCGACCGCGCGTTGGACGTGGTCGAGACGCCGCCGCGCGAGAAGATCGGCGGCTCGCACTCGACGCTCATCGGCGACCGCAAGGGGCGAAAGGCCGTCGGCACGGTCGCCGACCACCCCCACGTCAAGAAGATCGTCCCGGGACCGATCGACGCCGGCGGCACGGGATCGCGGACGGGCCTCCGCGCGAAGGCGACCCGCGCCGGCACCAACGGAAACGTCCGACTCCTCCTTCGCGACGGCTCCAGCGTGCAGGAGAACCGGATCGTCACCACCGCGATGGACCGCGAGACCGGCGAGCGCGTGCGAGCCGACCTCAACGAGGCCCTGCGAGACGCGGGGCTACAAGACGAGTGA
- a CDS encoding PAS domain-containing protein, whose amino-acid sequence MDESESRSDAEPSIDFGGEGATVYEAIFREIEDAVFLIDVERAGGDYTFTFLRNNDTHQRQTGLSEDSMRGQTPREFLGEEQGATVASNYRRCVEQQTTVEYEEKLDLPGGTGYWKTKLTPITEGGDVAYIVGVARDITEEKQQERTHDQTYRRFETVLETMSAAVFLKDTDGRYLLMNQACRDLLDIHGDPEGMTDEDLFPPAAVERARSDDRRVLQDGEPIEIEETVPTPTGESVRLTRKSPVYDEEGTIVAICGVSTDISEQKERERTLQRLKDRLELAVEGGQIGVWDWDMISDEVEFNDQWAEMLGHTPDEIEPHLDAWERRVHPDDLEAVEDALSDHITGETGYYEAEHRMRTAAGEWKWIRDIGKIVERDEDGDPVRAVGIHLDIDDRKRREAELERTRSLIERTQESASIGWWEVDLVDESLMWSDEVYRIHGVPANESVELADGFEFYHPDDRDAIETAFDRLTEEAEPYDLELRIVTESGQTRWVRSIGDPQFDDGGEVVGALGLFQDITERKEYEFALESTREELRQIIDLVPDLVFVKNREGEYLLANEATATAYGKTPEEVEGKSEADIIPSVEDSEAFRQDDLDVIESGKPRRVGEETLTTADGETRILQTTKIPYQVAETGEDAVLGYARDVTELKEYERTLEEQRDNLKLLNQVVRHDIRNQLMVVESYTELLEDSLADDQSRTYAQTVIAAARQAADITETARDVTDVLLQAGSDRTPISLRTELGEQIERTRSDRDRATVSVDGSIPDVTVLADDLLEAVFRNLLTNAVVHNDKEVAEVTVSTRVFDESVRVSIADNGPGIADDHKEQIFQEGQKGLESGGTGVGLYLVKTLVDTYDGDVWVEDNEPTGSVFAVELSLAD is encoded by the coding sequence ATGGACGAGAGTGAATCGCGTTCAGACGCAGAGCCTTCCATTGATTTCGGTGGTGAAGGAGCTACTGTGTACGAAGCGATATTTCGAGAGATCGAAGACGCCGTCTTTCTGATCGACGTTGAGCGAGCGGGCGGAGACTACACGTTTACTTTTCTTCGAAACAACGACACACATCAGCGGCAGACGGGACTCTCAGAGGATTCGATGCGCGGACAGACGCCAAGGGAATTCCTCGGGGAAGAGCAAGGCGCGACCGTCGCGTCCAACTACCGTCGCTGCGTCGAGCAACAGACCACCGTCGAATACGAAGAGAAGCTCGATCTCCCCGGTGGAACGGGCTACTGGAAGACCAAACTGACGCCGATTACGGAAGGCGGGGACGTAGCGTACATCGTCGGCGTCGCTCGCGATATCACAGAAGAGAAACAGCAAGAGCGGACCCACGACCAGACGTATCGTCGGTTCGAGACCGTCTTAGAAACGATGTCGGCGGCAGTGTTTCTGAAAGACACCGACGGGAGATACCTCCTGATGAACCAAGCGTGTCGCGATCTACTGGATATTCACGGCGACCCCGAAGGGATGACCGACGAGGATCTCTTCCCACCGGCGGCTGTAGAACGGGCCCGGTCGGACGACAGACGGGTTCTCCAGGACGGAGAACCGATCGAAATCGAGGAGACGGTCCCGACGCCGACGGGCGAGAGCGTCCGTCTGACTCGAAAATCACCCGTATACGACGAAGAAGGGACGATCGTGGCTATCTGTGGCGTCTCGACGGACATCAGCGAACAGAAAGAGCGGGAACGCACGCTCCAGAGGCTCAAAGACCGTCTCGAACTCGCCGTCGAAGGCGGACAGATCGGCGTCTGGGACTGGGATATGATCTCCGACGAGGTCGAGTTCAACGACCAGTGGGCGGAGATGCTCGGACATACGCCGGACGAGATCGAGCCGCACCTCGACGCATGGGAGCGGCGCGTCCATCCCGACGATCTCGAAGCGGTCGAAGACGCGCTGTCAGACCACATTACGGGCGAGACTGGGTACTACGAGGCGGAGCACCGAATGCGAACCGCGGCGGGCGAGTGGAAGTGGATCCGCGACATCGGGAAAATCGTCGAGCGAGACGAAGACGGAGATCCGGTTCGGGCAGTCGGTATCCACCTCGACATCGACGACCGAAAGCGTCGAGAGGCGGAGCTGGAACGCACGCGATCGCTCATCGAACGCACTCAAGAGAGCGCGTCGATCGGCTGGTGGGAAGTCGATTTAGTCGACGAGTCGCTCATGTGGAGCGACGAGGTGTACCGCATCCACGGAGTGCCGGCAAACGAGTCAGTCGAGTTAGCGGACGGCTTCGAGTTCTACCACCCGGACGACCGCGACGCCATCGAGACCGCGTTTGACCGCCTGACGGAGGAGGCAGAGCCGTACGACCTCGAGTTACGGATCGTCACGGAGTCCGGACAAACCCGGTGGGTCAGATCGATCGGCGACCCGCAGTTCGACGACGGCGGAGAAGTCGTGGGCGCGCTCGGACTGTTCCAAGACATCACCGAGCGGAAGGAGTACGAGTTCGCGCTCGAATCTACTCGCGAGGAACTTCGGCAGATCATTGACCTCGTGCCGGACCTCGTGTTCGTGAAGAATCGAGAGGGGGAGTACCTCTTGGCCAACGAGGCGACCGCGACCGCGTACGGGAAGACGCCCGAGGAGGTCGAAGGCAAGTCCGAAGCAGACATCATCCCCAGCGTCGAGGATTCAGAGGCGTTCCGACAAGACGACCTCGACGTGATCGAGTCTGGCAAGCCGAGGAGGGTCGGCGAGGAGACACTGACCACGGCAGACGGGGAAACGCGAATCCTACAGACGACGAAGATTCCCTATCAAGTGGCAGAAACGGGTGAAGACGCCGTCTTGGGATATGCTCGCGACGTGACTGAACTCAAAGAATACGAGCGAACCCTCGAAGAGCAGCGGGACAACCTGAAGCTCTTGAACCAAGTGGTTCGCCACGACATCCGGAACCAACTGATGGTCGTCGAATCGTACACCGAGTTACTCGAAGACTCGTTGGCGGACGATCAGAGTCGGACGTACGCGCAAACGGTTATCGCGGCGGCAAGGCAGGCGGCCGACATCACGGAAACAGCCAGAGACGTCACCGACGTGTTACTACAGGCCGGTTCCGACCGAACGCCGATAAGCCTGCGCACCGAACTCGGCGAGCAGATCGAACGGACCCGGTCGGATAGAGACCGTGCGACGGTCTCCGTCGACGGATCGATCCCTGACGTGACGGTGTTGGCGGACGACCTGCTGGAGGCGGTGTTCCGAAACCTCCTAACGAACGCGGTCGTCCACAACGACAAGGAGGTGGCCGAGGTCACGGTGTCGACTCGTGTGTTTGACGAGTCCGTGCGCGTGTCGATCGCGGACAACGGCCCCGGGATCGCGGACGACCACAAAGAACAGATCTTCCAAGAGGGTCAGAAGGGGCTTGAGAGCGGTGGCACAGGGGTCGGGCTGTATCTCGTCAAAACGCTCGTCGATACGTACGACGGCGACGTGTGGGTCGAAGACAACGAGCCGACCGGCAGCGTGTTCGCCGTCGAACTGTCGCTCGCCGACTGA
- the aroA gene encoding 3-phosphoshikimate 1-carboxyvinyltransferase, which produces MDVHVTTSTVRGTTRAPPSKSYTHRALLAAGYSDRAVVRSPLVSADTRATARAVRAFGGRVSVADTNDSAAANTDGSADSADGDTHGDSAAPIVPDGAEAVAVDGFGGRPAVPDDVIDCANSGTTMRLVTAAAALADGTTVLTGDGSLRSRPQGPLLDALADLGVRAESTRNNGLAPLVVTGPLAGGEVAIPGDVSSQYVTALLMAGAVTDEGVEVDLTTPLKSAPYVDITLELLAEFGVEATPVDDGGDPIDGAAGAAGFSVPGGQSYDPVGGSYAVPGDFSSISYLLAAGAVAGDDGETVRIEGARPSAQGDAAIVDIAERMGAAVDWDRDAGEIAVERAPLSGVTVDVGDTPDLLPTIAALGAAADGDTRIENCEHVRYKETDRVSAMAEELEKMGAATTEEPDVLTVHGDESDLRGATVDGRADHRIVMALAVAALAADGTTTIRGAEHVDVSFPAFFETMAELGMDVERGSAGE; this is translated from the coding sequence ATGGACGTTCACGTCACCACCTCGACAGTGCGGGGGACGACTCGCGCGCCGCCATCGAAGAGCTACACGCACCGCGCGCTGCTCGCAGCGGGGTACAGCGACCGCGCGGTCGTCCGCTCGCCGCTGGTTTCTGCGGACACGAGAGCGACCGCGCGCGCCGTGCGGGCGTTCGGCGGCCGGGTGAGCGTCGCCGACACCAATGATTCTGCCGCCGCTAACACCGATGGCTCCGCCGACAGCGCCGACGGCGACACCCACGGCGACTCCGCCGCGCCGATCGTCCCCGACGGAGCAGAGGCGGTCGCGGTCGACGGATTCGGAGGCCGTCCCGCCGTCCCGGACGACGTGATCGACTGTGCGAACTCCGGGACGACGATGCGGCTCGTCACCGCCGCGGCCGCGCTCGCGGACGGGACGACGGTACTCACGGGCGACGGATCGCTCCGGTCGCGTCCGCAGGGGCCGCTCCTCGACGCGCTCGCCGACCTCGGCGTGCGCGCGGAGTCGACGCGAAACAACGGGCTGGCTCCGCTCGTCGTCACCGGTCCGCTCGCGGGCGGCGAGGTGGCCATCCCCGGCGACGTCTCCTCGCAGTACGTCACGGCGCTACTGATGGCCGGCGCGGTCACGGACGAGGGGGTCGAGGTCGACCTCACGACGCCGCTCAAGTCGGCACCCTACGTCGACATCACGCTCGAACTGCTTGCCGAGTTCGGGGTCGAGGCGACGCCCGTCGACGACGGCGGCGACCCGATAGACGGCGCGGCGGGCGCAGCGGGGTTCTCCGTCCCCGGCGGTCAGTCGTACGACCCTGTCGGCGGGAGCTACGCGGTGCCCGGCGACTTCTCGTCTATCTCGTACCTCCTCGCCGCGGGCGCGGTCGCCGGCGACGACGGAGAGACCGTCCGGATCGAGGGAGCGCGACCGAGCGCGCAGGGCGACGCCGCGATAGTCGACATCGCGGAACGCATGGGAGCCGCGGTCGACTGGGACCGCGACGCCGGCGAGATCGCGGTCGAGCGCGCGCCGCTCTCCGGGGTCACCGTTGACGTGGGCGACACGCCCGATCTGCTCCCCACGATCGCCGCGCTCGGGGCCGCCGCCGACGGCGACACGCGGATCGAAAACTGCGAGCACGTCCGCTACAAGGAGACCGACCGGGTGTCAGCGATGGCCGAGGAGCTGGAGAAGATGGGTGCAGCGACCACGGAGGAGCCGGACGTGCTCACCGTCCACGGCGACGAGAGCGACCTCCGCGGCGCGACCGTCGACGGCCGAGCGGACCACCGGATCGTGATGGCGCTCGCGGTCGCTGCGCTGGCCGCCGACGGGACCACGACGATCCGCGGCGCAGAACACGTCGACGTCTCGTTCCCGGCCTTCTTCGAGACGATGGCAGAGTTGGGCATGGACGTGGAACGCGGGAGCGCGGGCGAGTAG